A portion of the Methanofastidiosum sp. genome contains these proteins:
- a CDS encoding ion transporter has product MIRKLFLNEKFILWLILINSVILFVGGYFPSDYQKFLLSIADNLITALFVIEVIVKFNEYGIKTYFKSNWNKLDFFLIVISIPAFIAFIFNLNFIDFSFLLVFRIMRVFKAFRFFKFIPDVGKLVVGVQRALKTSVFIFLGFFIYIFIIGILSYNLFQSTGSEYFSNPMISLYSTFKIFTVEGWFEIPEQITLNYSKLGSFFYVPLFHIRCAYGRNFWSLSC; this is encoded by the coding sequence ATGATTAGGAAACTGTTTTTAAATGAGAAGTTTATTCTTTGGCTGATTCTTATTAATTCAGTAATATTATTTGTAGGGGGCTATTTCCCATCAGATTATCAAAAATTTTTATTGTCAATTGCTGACAACCTTATTACGGCTTTATTTGTAATAGAAGTAATTGTCAAATTCAATGAATATGGAATAAAAACTTATTTTAAATCAAATTGGAATAAGTTAGATTTCTTTCTAATCGTAATATCAATTCCTGCTTTTATAGCTTTTATTTTCAATCTAAACTTTATCGATTTTAGTTTTCTTCTTGTATTCAGAATAATGCGGGTTTTTAAAGCATTCAGGTTCTTTAAATTTATACCTGATGTAGGTAAACTAGTTGTGGGAGTTCAAAGGGCGCTAAAAACTTCTGTTTTCATATTTCTTGGCTTCTTTATTTACATTTTTATTATCGGAATTCTTTCTTACAATTTATTTCAAAGCACTGGCTCAGAATATTTTAGCAATCCAATGATTTCGCTCTATTCTACTTTTAAGATTTTCACTGTAGAAGGTTGGTTTGAAATACCTGAACAAATTACCTTGAACTATTCAAAGTTAGGCTCCTTTTTTTACGTACCTTTATTTCATATTCGTTGTGCTTACGGGAGGAATTTTTGGTCTCTCTCTTGTTAA